A portion of the Pogoniulus pusillus isolate bPogPus1 chromosome 6, bPogPus1.pri, whole genome shotgun sequence genome contains these proteins:
- the AP3M1 gene encoding AP-3 complex subunit mu-1, translating into MIHSLFLINCSGDIFLEKHWKSVVSQSVCDYFFEAQEKAIDVENVPPVISTPHHYLISIYRDKIFFVSVIQTEVPPLFVIEFLHRVADTFQDYFGECSETAIKDNVVIVYELLEEMLDNGFPLATESNILKELIKPPTILRSVVNSITGSSNVGDTLPTGQLSNIPWRRAGVKYTNNEAYFDVIEEIDAIIDKSGSTVFAEIQGVIDSCIKLSGMPDLSLSFMNPRLLDDVSFHPCIRFKRWESERVLSFIPPDGNFRLISYRVSSQNLVAIPVYVKHVISFKESSSSGRFDVTIGPKQNMGKTVEGVVMTVHMPKAVLNMNLSATQGSYTFDPVTKVLTWDVGKITPQKLPNLKGIVNLQSGAPKPEENPSLNIQFKIQQLAISGLKVNRLDMYGEKYKPFKGVKYITKAGKFQVRT; encoded by the exons ATGATCCACAGCCTGTTTCTTATAAACTGCTCTGGTGATATATTCTTGGAGAAGCACTGGAAGAGTGTTGTGAGCCAGTCTGTGTGTGATTATTTCTTTGAAGCTCAGGAGAAAGCAATCGATGTTGAGAATGTGCCGCCTGTCATCTCAACACCACATCACTACCTCATCAGCATCTACCGGGACAAAATCTTCTTTGTGTCTGTCATACAGACAGAAGTGCCACCACTCTTTGTGATTGAATTTCTGCACCGAGTAGCTGATACTTTCCAG GATTACTTTGGTGAATGTTCAGAGACTGCAATTAAGGACAACGTAGTTATTGTGTATGAACTTCTAGAAGAAATGTTAGACAATGGTTTTCCACTGGCAACAGAATCTAACATACTGAAGGAACTGATTAAGCCGCCTACAATTTTGCGCTCCGTTGTCAACTCCATCACAG GTAGTAGCAATGTAGGTGACACACTTCCCACTGGACAGTTGTCCAACATTCCTTGGCGCAGAGCAGGAGTGAAATACACAAACAACGAAGCCTATTTTGATGTCATTGAAGAAATTGATGCGATTATAGACAAATCAG gtTCCACAGTCTTTGCAGAAATCCAAGGTGTTATTGACTCATGTATTAAGCTCTCAGGAATGCCagatctttctctttctttcatg AACCCGCGGCTTCTGGATGACGTCAGCTTCCACCCGTGTATTCGCTTCAAGCGCTGGGAGTCTGAGAGGGTCCTTTCATTTATTCCTCCTGATGGCAACTTCAGATTGATCTCTTACCGTGTCAGTTCACAGAA CTTGGTGGCGATTCCTGTGTACGTGAAACACGTGATCAGCTTTAAGGAAAGCAGTTCTTCAGGAAGATTTGATGTTACCATTGGACCAAAACAGAATATGGGGAAAACAGTGGAAGGAGTTGTCATGACAGTTCACATGCCAAAGGCTGTGCTTAATATGAACCTCAGTGCTACACAAGGCAGCTACACATTTGACCCAGTTACTAAA GTATTAACCTGGGATGTCGGCAAAATTACTCCTCAAAAGCTACCAAACCTAAAGGGCATAGTGAACCTGCAGTCTGGAGCCCCCAAGCCGGAGGAGAATCCAAGtttaaacatccagtttaagATACAACAGCTTGCAATTTCTG GACTGAAAGTGAACCGCCTAGACATGTACGGAGAGAAGTACAAGCCTTTTAAAGGGGTCAAATACATAACTAAAGCAGGAAAGTTTCAAGTCAGGACATGA